A genomic window from Oceanibaculum nanhaiense includes:
- a CDS encoding urea carboxylase-associated family protein encodes MTSPAHQTPARQTPAHQPPADAARRRAAAVTVCYPVDRLPPYNRAFYEDARQGMVLVGEIVVPPREARTFTVPAGHLFRVVSIEGPQVGDLNLWNAHDLSERFFSGKTRQLHATHVTTGDRLWSNMPFLRPLATITSDTLDWYGWDADGGGVHDVIGTRCDPYTNRLLTGGEYHHCCHSNLTRALAAERGLSLEEAEAHVHDVLNVFMCTGFTHDTHQYFMKASPVRPGDYLEMFAEIDLLGALSACPGGDCGSQHSSDSAACYPLKVEIFAPRSGALEGWTPPAPNAYSRSHGL; translated from the coding sequence ATGACAAGCCCTGCCCACCAGACGCCTGCCCGCCAGACGCCCGCCCATCAGCCGCCTGCGGATGCCGCGCGCCGCCGCGCGGCGGCGGTCACCGTCTGTTATCCGGTGGACCGGCTGCCGCCGTACAACCGCGCCTTCTACGAGGATGCGCGGCAGGGCATGGTGCTGGTCGGGGAGATCGTGGTGCCGCCGCGCGAGGCCCGCACCTTCACCGTGCCGGCGGGGCATCTGTTCCGTGTCGTCAGCATCGAGGGGCCGCAGGTCGGGGACCTGAACCTGTGGAACGCGCACGACCTCTCGGAGCGCTTCTTCAGCGGCAAGACGCGGCAGCTGCACGCCACCCATGTGACCACCGGCGACCGGCTGTGGAGCAATATGCCGTTTCTGCGCCCGCTGGCCACCATCACCAGCGACACGCTGGACTGGTATGGCTGGGACGCCGATGGCGGCGGCGTGCATGACGTGATCGGCACGCGCTGCGATCCCTATACAAACCGCCTGCTGACCGGCGGCGAGTACCATCATTGCTGTCATTCCAATCTGACACGGGCACTGGCGGCGGAACGCGGGCTGAGTCTGGAGGAGGCGGAGGCGCATGTGCATGACGTGCTGAACGTCTTCATGTGTACCGGCTTCACCCATGACACCCACCAGTATTTCATGAAGGCCAGCCCGGTGCGCCCCGGCGATTATCTGGAGATGTTCGCGGAGATCGACCTGCTGGGCGCGCTGTCGGCCTGCCCCGGCGGCGATTGCGGCAGCCAGCATTCCAGCGACAGCGCCGCCTGTTATCCGCTGAAGGTGGAGATCTTCGCACCACGCTCCGGCGCGCTGGAGGGCTGGACACCGCCGGCGCCGAACGCCTATTCGCGCAGCCACGGCCTCTGA
- a CDS encoding SOS response-associated peptidase encodes MCGRFAQTLAPEAMRRLFKATGDYAPWQPRYNVAPQSDIPVIRAAGREGGRQLTSMRWGLIPHWAKDAAIGANLINARAETLAEKPSFRDSFAERRCLVPVSAYYEWRKMASGKQPYAIRLKDEPGFAIAGLWSAWRAPEGEIQLTVCLITTAANPLLAPIHDRMPVIVSPVHYDLWLHGPKEAAQHLLVPFPAERMEAWPVSRSVGNPRNEGEGLLARLPPRRAQPSLIS; translated from the coding sequence ATGTGCGGCCGCTTCGCCCAGACCCTGGCGCCCGAGGCCATGCGCCGGCTGTTCAAGGCCACGGGCGATTATGCGCCCTGGCAGCCGCGCTATAATGTGGCGCCGCAGAGCGATATCCCGGTCATCCGCGCCGCCGGACGGGAGGGTGGACGCCAGCTCACATCCATGCGCTGGGGGCTGATCCCGCACTGGGCGAAGGATGCCGCCATCGGTGCCAACCTCATCAACGCCAGGGCGGAAACCCTTGCCGAGAAGCCCTCCTTCCGGGACAGTTTCGCGGAACGCCGCTGCCTGGTGCCGGTGAGCGCTTATTACGAATGGCGGAAGATGGCCAGCGGCAAGCAGCCCTATGCCATTCGCCTGAAGGACGAACCGGGTTTCGCCATCGCCGGCCTGTGGTCGGCCTGGCGCGCGCCGGAGGGCGAGATTCAGCTCACGGTCTGCCTCATCACCACCGCCGCCAATCCGCTGCTGGCACCGATCCATGATCGGATGCCGGTGATCGTTTCGCCGGTGCATTACGATCTCTGGCTGCACGGCCCGAAGGAAGCGGCCCAGCATCTGCTGGTGCCCTTTCCGGCCGAGCGGATGGAGGCCTGGCCGGTGTCCAGATCCGTCGGCAATCCGCGCAATGAAGGGGAGGGGCTGCTGGCGCGGCTGCCGCCCCGCCGGGCGCAACCCTCCCTGATTTCCTGA